The Arabidopsis thaliana chromosome 5, partial sequence genomic interval CATTATATACTATTATTGTTCAACTCCAAATTGTTAATTATACCACCGTcataatgtttcttttgttatttagaCATTTACGCTCTATATAGTCAGTATACGTAGGGCATGTGTAGCACCGTATCGTTGACGACGACCTTCAACGGCAGAAATGTAGAAGCCGACGAAAGCAAAGGAAACGATCGATGGTCAAAGAATGGCACCAACGTCGTTGATTTCAGAGCAACATCactaagatatatatttcCGGTGACTGAATTTTTGTCTTCACGGAAATATAAAAGTTGTTaccaaaatattgaaaattaattaagttaGCTGATTCAAttaattcttctattgttcGCCGAAAGTAGTCTTACAGCGACACTGTGACGATCAGTCTCACAAACTCTTTAAATTTTCAGAGCATGTAATAAATATTGTCGTTGAGACAGCGATGCTAGTATGCTACAGAAGTCATTAAAATTGAGAGAGCTGGCTCTACGAAGAGAGATTATTGAGAGTGAGAGAGGCGACGACGTGGCCGAATGTGATTGGGTTTTATTtgtaacaaaaccaaaaaaataaagcacTAGTGCTTTGTTTCCTCCGCCAAAAAAGAACCCGACggtttcatctctctctctacaaaacaaaaatccggTGGTATGATTTGCAATTAGTCGACGGCGATGATGTGTGTAATCGTGGATCTGAGACGCCGGATTTATTTAATTGGCAGACGCCGGATTTGTGTTGATGAGATAGGTTCCATTTTTTATCTCTCAATAAGAGAGACTGTTGGAATCTCATCTTTGTTAACAATATGCAACAGAGATTGGAAGAGAAAGATGTGAGAAGATGGTGAGAGTAAGAACAATCGTAACTCgtaagcaaaagaagaagagaacaagaagaagtgTGTTGTAggtggaagaagaacaaataagaaaaaaagagaccactctgttttgttttgttttatcttaaTTGCGAGTGTGCTTCGTAATCTTGTTAATATGCTAACATACAATTGTACTTGAGAATTTAGTTCAACTTTGAAAATGGTTCAGCCATGAAAATCAATACAATTCCACTTACATTGATTTTGACCTttactttaacaaaatatctataaGATTTGGGAATTtgctaaaacaacaaaatataaagcAAACTGAACTTCACAAGTCGATTTATCTTATTGTACATGTATGCCTACAAGTCTCAGAGATTTTATGGGCATTCGATATCAAGTTCGTGATCAAAAGATGCATTTGCAATTGAAAGGTGATTTGGTAGAACATATAAGGGAAATTTTTTGCAACAATCAACAGAACAACTGATCGttattccatttttttccacatctatttcaaaatatttcagaatAATGTATGTTTAATAGTTTATGctttgtaataattattaagttatataaaataaaatagttttattttaatattttttttagagaaCTCATGTTAGAGAACCTACCATTGGAGtataaaaaactataaaaaaaacacaaagctctctacttcttcttttttaaaatttaatcattaaaAAGGGGAGAGAGCCCTTGAAGGGACTCTCTACATTGGAGGTGCTCTAAAGATCTTACTAAACACATATCACTGGTTATCATTAACTGTCTATTTCCATGTAACCtacccattttttttgttttactaattGTTCGACTAATCATTAGTCACACTAGTAGCTACTGTATACGTTTCtaattatatgtaatttaaaggtttttttacttcttttaatataagtgttgtttttCACGTTtctatacaaaaattaaatttatttaatagattttaaccaattatattttacatcatatttttttattgattggATTAGTTGTaattaatgatgtttttataggaaagaaataaattaaatgagatttgtatgttttcttaatttgtgtgtaaaaccttaaactacaaatatttagaaaaacagGAAGTATATAGTGTACAGtaaaacttatataaattaatgttGGGATcgagaaaaaatattaatttagaaaaagctttaatttatcgataaattaatttatagagaaattttaccaattttgtgatttcttacaaaaatttaatctaaaaaatagttttttctatacaatcaataatcttttttaaacCAATTACTAGtagaaaactatttttatagatgtttgaaaacaaattaaacttttttctacgtagtaaaaatattagaattaaactatacaaataattaatatcaattgaaaaaaaaataatagagtaatattttactaaatattttacataatatatattcataaatataaatataaatatatatatatacataatcataaatttatgaaattattaatttataatattgatgggACCAGATATTTACataggattttcaaaaaagttattatcttattcatttatcgatttgtatcaatttttacaCTAGTCTCAACTCAGAACCGGAAGaacttattaatttatagaagttattaatttatagaggttttacttcaatacacaaaaaaaaaattatttccaaaaaaaaaaaatacagtaacagtcaaaataattaaaaagatcacacaagaaaaataaaatattaatatttgttaattagaAGGTATTCATCACATATAGTCATGTTTCATATATAGTCATGTTTCATAACAGTTAACGTTTTAACATTTGAATGTCATCTTCTGAATTCATTTCGTTATAATAGAAATCTTAACAATTTATGATATGTGAAATACGAAGGTATAGTctactaaaaaaaagaaatacgaAGGTGGGTCTAACTGGTAGGTgtttttagaagaaaagagtatATTCTTAATTGTTCTGAATTCATCTGTGTATTCACCAGTctgaaaaaaatgagaagaattatttttcttctgaaagtcaaaaacagagtaaagtAGGAGATTTAATTCCTCTTCAAAAATAGCTAAAGTATGTATAGATTTATTTAAGTCTATTGAATGAAAGTTGCAAGCCATATTACAATTTATTGAATAGATTTACCAAAAAGTATGTATAGAATAGTatataattacaaattaatatttacaGAGTAGTGAATAGTGATTAACGTTTTAAATACCCtattttggttattattagataaaatttatataaattctaAGCGACTACTATTATTATTGTACTCTCTATGTCCCAACCTATATATAGgatgttttaggttttttgtttcattttattagattttctCAAGTCTCtatgaattaaatttaaaagcttataacaATTGAATTGTGcagtatttatttatgttggttaaacttttataaatgaaaaagcatttctttttttttgtacttttagccaaaaaaatcttataaaatggAATAGAGGAAGTATTATATTGAAATGAGTAGGTATAAATTCATTATTTAGGTCTATTAAATGAAAGTTTCAAGTCATATTACAATTTCTTGAATAGATCAAGGATAAAAtaggtatataaatatatcgttacaaaaatatttttacgGAACAACGATTGACTTTTTACATAGATTATTTCGAATATAATTAGATCGAGCTGATATTGTTacaaagtttataaatttatattgttaCAAAATTCAGTGGCTTTTTGGatgaaaaacatttataaatttatttcatttaacATTGGATTGTGTAGacattttcttcaaatataTACTTAAGGTCATTCTAATTTTCTGTTGTATAACATTTGAAAAAACGAAACAATTGAATTTTCCACCAAACTTTCTACTTTGCTTCTCAGATGTCTTGAATAAGCGAAATATTTAGCTGTGAGTGTTGTCATCGTGAACAGGTGCGGAAACTGGTGCAGGAGATGTCGACACAAATAAATGCTACAAAACTGGTTTGCATGGCGAAATTAttcctttttaaaacaatttatttgcttattctttctctattttttatcAGGAAAatattctctctttatttttaagtcTAAAAAgcatattaatatttttctaggATGTAAATATTTACACGTTCCAACAAAATTTGTACAATACTGATAATCAAAGACCTTAAATCACCCATAGTGTCTTCGACTAATTTGATTGCATCCTATAGACATATTTCTACTTTTGTAGTATAACCTTTTAATATATGAACAGTTTATTAATATCAAACATGGTTCGCCGCAATACATGActatcatcttttttttctttcttaagcTTTATTGTCATAGGTAAAATTGCTACCatactattatttttgaagtacattttaaaatgtaacttTTATTATggttaattattacaaaaattacATTACTTATATCTATGCATCCGGTCAATTTAGCAATTAATTCTCTATCATTTATATAGCCAAACAGattttttaacattaattattaaattaaaaataattatataatgttccataattaataatattgatatttagatgattttgttgagatttaaaatataatttgccaatcatctttgtttgattttgttatcttattatttgaaatcatatgatacataaatctaaaaacatttttgcaTATCTTGTGgttcaaattttaaaagatggACATATATTACtcaactaataaaaaaatgtgtgttCAACTTTCCACATTTGCTGAACTGTTTAGTAGTTATTTGGAGTTATgttataaataagatcaaaatGAATCCAAATCTGAATGAGCATGAAGCTTAACATACTTTGGTTTTTTAGTTGGaactatttaatttttcttgaggcataaattttaaatatcttaattaatatatttaaactaaatctatttttttaaatattatagataTTAAAACGtagaaaaagtttaaaataacaCGGGACATGTTATAACGCTTCCATAATGTAAATTctcattttattattgtgtTAACACGATCAATAGACATATCAAAtgaaactaatttaattaaaattacgaaacaaaaattactcACACTAAGTTACCATCGGTTGGTTGTGCCCATTACTCGTTCTTGAATCCAAATGGTCCCAGGAAATACCATCACAGTCATTACGGAGATTTACATACCAAGATTATCATATGTATCCCATTCGTTAATGTTTTGTGAAGTTCTAAGGAAGACCAGATTAAGTCGAAGTTCCTGGACATATAAGGTTGGTTTTTAGAATTTAaaccaattatatatttaatttttgtaaaaattaatagtAAGAACTTCTTAAGAACCCATCAATGAGGATGGTGTAAAAGCATCGTAGACTATTAATTTTGTCTCTTAACCATTATGATgaattgttttattgaaaaaactTATAGctaaaagattttgttatgGTTTGAAGCTCttaaatattcttttatcTCTTACCTAATTAGCAACTCTTCTAAACTATtcacatattatttttattatattataccTAAAATTTATAGTTAGAAACTTGCAATGAGGATGATCTAAGCCTCATAACGACATTGGGGCTCTTGTCCCCTGTCCATCATCAGTCAGGAACTAAATTGATATGAAATAAACTGGATCCCCcactaatttatttatgtggCACATTAATTGGTAAACACTACAACaatgttgtgttttgttaaATCACAAATCCATTTAAATTTAGAATCGCAGgttaagagatttttttttgctaagaatataaatattattataaaaatgagacgtttagattttataagatGATTTGCCAATTGCTTAAACCTATTGATTGGTCTTaactttaccaaaaatatatattaaaaaacatggaaacaaAGACAAAGCGAAATTCAGCACATCGACATATCATGCATGCATTAATACAAACAGATTAACTAGACCATTGGTCGTCCAACCAAAACAATACAATTATGCCACTATTGACAATTTCATACATGGATAAAGTGAGATGTCATGAATGTGGTTGTACATAACTAAAGATGGAACTGAAGTACTAAACACAAATTGTAATTAAGAGATACTACGTTACAATTTTTATGGTGAATTTGTGAAGTTTAAATTATTTGCAATATTCGTTTTCTGAACATGATGCAGTTTAACCAAAGAAATTGACATTTTAAAAAGCTTGAAAATAAGGCATGattgtttaaaactttaaatggTGGTGTgtttaaaaatagtatttacTCATATAGCTAAATGTTaatttgttgaagaagaaatcataATAATGATGAAGAGGTCCCATACATAACAATAATTAGATTTCACTGTGCTTGTATTTATACCATCAAGATGGTCAAGAAATATATGAAGAGCCCCCATCATTAAATGGAGACATTATTTATTGGCTATGATTAAAACAGaagtaaatatataagtttgtggagtataaaaaataaacaaagtgTATAGAAGCATTGACTTTGACCACATTAGAATCTTTATTACGTACCCCAACGCTTCTCAATGCAAAAGAAGCACATGCAACCATCCACTTAGAACCAAACATATGCATATGTGTGATTAATGTTGTTGAGCTTCTACTCCACGTATACGATTTAATTGTACGTAACATATCAGTATATCATTTcaataacataacaaaatctATAGAAACATGTATTTCTTGTAAACATGTTTAAATTACTATCTACGTAAATTTTGCGTGTGGGACGGAGTggaacaaacacaaaattcaGTTTCTAAGAGATTAATCTAGGTTGAACCAAAACAATTCCTGcctttttttgtaaaatgatcAAAGTTGGCCGTGATCATTATACCATAATTAGTCACcatcgatttttttttaagatatgCTCTTTTAGTTTCACCTATTTACTTTGATCATTCGACTTCCATACACATAcagtaatttgttttggtgtcaCCCTAGAGAATTATATTGCTCGGTGCTTTTCctgttttgtatatatgaaatttcatattataaaCTAAAGATGACAATTTCGTAGGTGTAAGTTTGAAATTTCTAATTATAAACCATGAATGGGATATTTCGTACATATTTCGATCtctttataaatatttcataattcCAATCAATCATATATGTAAAAGTACATCATATATGTTCACCCAATAAACTAGCAACATTACTTTCAATGACTTTTAGCTTTTCCTAGGTTACATCATATCTAAAACCATCCTTAGAAGTTAGAACAAtgactaaaatatattttctggCATACAAACGTCAACCAAATTTGTATCAACTCGTAACCTTTTAGCCCGCCAAATAACTTTATTAgccgattttttttttagagagaCATTCtccacacaaaacaaaacaaaaataatagttgGATACAAGATATTTTTCAATTGAGATATTAAAACAGAGAGGTTCATTCATTTATCATCAACAGAGAACACCGACAATAACTATAGAGaccagagagagaaaagataaGGTACGAAGAAGAGAACCAGTTTCGCAGAATAGTACTTGATGAAGGTACTCAATAATCCAATTCTTcaattatttctaaaatataaacccCACCGTCGTTTTCTTGTTCCTCTCAATTATTTCACAACGTCTACATTtcctaatttatttatagatcTACTTAtcattatcaaacaaaattacaatatCGAAACAATGTTTCGTTGGATACTATTTTTTACCTACCATATATACAAGACTAAAATAAACAACGTAGTATGAACTATGAACTCGAGATTAGTATGAGTTTTGATATTAAACTCGGAAACACTTAAATTTAAGATGAATCACCAAACTACAATGTCTTATTATGAGTTAAGTTAATCAAACATAAGTGTAAAAACAACCAATAACATCGTTAATAAAATAGAATGTTTGAATcacactaaaacaaaaattaagacatgaaaaaaaacattgataaaATGGAACCAAAAGATATAAGCTAGATCTCGAGACTACTAACCAAATTCTTCTGTAACATTGAGTTCTTGCAATGAGCAATAGCTCCTTGAATAGCACTTTGTAACTCTTCCATTGAAGATGACacactgttgttgttgctacTGCTGCTACTGCAACTACCTTGATGAACCGGAAAACCGCCACGTGTCAGTACACCGGAGTGATTCGGAGATGACCTCATCGACGATGGACAACTCGCCGCGCATCGTCCACGTTTTGTGTATTTCATTAGGTTTCCggagaaagagattgataaACCACCACCGGAGGAGACAACGGTTGGAGCGGCGGTGACGGTGGTTACGGTGGTGGTCCCACGGATGTTGTTACCGGAATCTttgagagatgatgatgactctgTTTTTATATTGGAGCTCTGTTTTGGAGATAATTTTTCGTATAATGGTTTGacttttttcatgtatttcCGTATTACTTCTTTAGCTGTTGAGCTCATTCTCTTCACCGACGACGGAGCTGCGGCGGTTGTTGCGgtggaagaggaggaggagtggtggtggagattgGTT includes:
- the MAKR1 gene encoding membrane-associated kinase regulator (unknown protein; FUNCTIONS IN: molecular_function unknown; INVOLVED IN: biological_process unknown; LOCATED IN: chloroplast; EXPRESSED IN: 22 plant structures; EXPRESSED DURING: 13 growth stages; Has 1807 Blast hits to 1807 proteins in 277 species: Archae - 0; Bacteria - 0; Metazoa - 736; Fungi - 347; Plants - 385; Viruses - 0; Other Eukaryotes - 339 (source: NCBI BLink).) — encoded protein: MRRQPPRPRNSPPQSHSSPSSSSSEFEFNISISPRKASSSLCPADELFYKGQLLPLQLSPRLSLVRTLGSSTSSSDYTSSSSSSVATSAARDSTESNSSTDSTASFPLLHPPPLDCCDSSRPSSVTDDEDFFFKPPKNKSSSGGFSLSRFSSVFKKDPKTNLHHHSSSSSTATTAAAPSSVKRMSSTAKEVIRKYMKKVKPLYEKLSPKQSSNIKTESSSSLKDSGNNIRGTTTVTTVTAAPTVVSSGGGLSISFSGNLMKYTKRGRCAASCPSSMRSSPNHSGVLTRGGFPVHQGSCSSSSSNNNSVSSSMEELQSAIQGAIAHCKNSMLQKNLVSSLEI